The following proteins come from a genomic window of Gynuella sunshinyii YC6258:
- a CDS encoding succinylglutamate desuccinylase/aspartoacylase family protein, with product MQVIHHTIPNSSIGTYRELIEYQFNTAPSAPVVFIQAGLHADEWPGILTIQHLIPLLEQLEADNKLIANFRILPYANPIGLDQHFYGYTLGRLNRENGQNFNRGFQLNLESLVETVKPQLSNDRNQNKERIRAAILQQVSDLPEVTELQCLHKLILSISLQADYVLDLHCDKKALGHIYCSDHLQETGKQLASCLNFPVVILEDVLEQNAFDGVHIQPWIWLQKQFTEYDIPLACFSTTVELRGKADVNDTLADMDSQNLIQFLINQELIAGNKQSRDIQLHISRLEQIDAVTNASPGFINYTCQLGNTVQKGDKIAEIILIGKDKANQRTPVVAGTSGLLFGIHDLALVRKGEVVAMIAGTETVREAKQISD from the coding sequence ATGCAGGTCATACATCATACAATCCCAAACAGTTCGATCGGTACATACAGAGAACTGATTGAATATCAATTCAACACAGCCCCATCAGCTCCTGTGGTATTTATACAGGCCGGACTTCACGCCGATGAATGGCCAGGAATACTGACCATACAACATTTAATACCTCTACTTGAACAGCTGGAAGCTGACAACAAATTAATCGCCAACTTCCGAATTCTGCCCTACGCCAACCCTATCGGTCTCGACCAGCATTTTTATGGCTACACTCTTGGCCGGTTAAACAGAGAGAATGGACAGAATTTTAACCGAGGTTTTCAGCTGAATCTGGAATCTCTGGTAGAAACCGTCAAACCTCAGTTATCCAATGATAGAAACCAAAACAAAGAGCGAATCCGAGCCGCCATTCTGCAACAGGTTTCCGACCTTCCAGAAGTAACCGAACTGCAGTGTCTGCATAAGTTGATACTGTCAATTTCCCTGCAGGCAGACTATGTCCTGGATTTGCATTGCGACAAAAAAGCTCTGGGACACATATATTGCTCGGATCACCTGCAGGAAACAGGAAAACAGTTGGCAAGCTGCCTGAACTTTCCTGTCGTCATCCTAGAGGATGTCTTGGAGCAGAATGCGTTTGATGGCGTACATATCCAACCTTGGATATGGCTGCAAAAGCAATTCACTGAATACGACATCCCACTTGCCTGCTTCTCCACCACTGTGGAATTGCGTGGAAAAGCTGATGTCAATGACACCCTCGCAGACATGGATTCTCAAAACCTGATTCAGTTCCTGATCAATCAGGAACTGATTGCAGGCAACAAGCAATCCCGCGATATTCAACTGCATATTTCCAGACTCGAGCAAATAGACGCGGTCACCAATGCGTCTCCGGGTTTTATAAATTATACCTGCCAGCTAGGTAATACTGTTCAAAAAGGCGACAAGATCGCTGAAATTATTCTGATAGGCAAAGATAAAGCTAATCAACGCACACCAGTAGTGGCCGGAACCTCGGGTCTGTTATTTGGTATTCATGACCTGGCTCTGGTTAGAAAAGGAGAGGTTGTTGCAATGATTGCCGGAACGGAAACTGTTAGAGAAGCAAAACAGATCAGCGACTAG
- a CDS encoding LysE family translocator — protein MTLSSWLTITTICILGAMSPGPSLAVVIKNTLSGGRKNGIKTAIGHGLGIGIYAFISMSSLAIIITASTLLFNTLQVAGALFLLWLGIKSLGIIKSAQTEGGHSAVTESVNQGFRNGFFIAFFNPKVALFFIALFSQFISADSLLSEKFIYAFTAAAIDTFWYLLIASLFSNSRLLNSLKQMSIWLDRVFGVLLISLGLRLLWEVLSHGEI, from the coding sequence ATGACACTTTCATCTTGGTTAACGATTACCACAATCTGTATTTTGGGAGCGATGTCGCCTGGTCCCAGTCTGGCGGTCGTGATCAAAAACACTTTATCAGGTGGGCGCAAAAACGGCATAAAGACGGCAATTGGTCATGGACTGGGCATTGGTATCTACGCCTTCATATCAATGAGCAGTCTTGCAATCATCATCACCGCTTCAACTTTGTTATTTAATACTTTACAGGTCGCTGGAGCCCTGTTTTTACTATGGTTGGGCATTAAAAGCCTGGGAATCATCAAAAGTGCCCAAACTGAAGGTGGTCACAGCGCTGTTACGGAGTCTGTCAATCAGGGGTTCAGAAATGGCTTCTTCATTGCTTTTTTTAATCCCAAGGTTGCACTGTTCTTTATTGCACTCTTCAGCCAGTTTATTTCCGCCGACAGTCTTCTCAGCGAAAAATTCATATACGCCTTTACCGCCGCAGCCATCGACACATTCTGGTACCTTCTGATCGCCAGCCTGTTTTCAAATTCCCGTCTGCTGAACAGCCTGAAACAAATGTCAATCTGGTTGGACCGTGTTTTCGGTGTACTGCTGATCAGCCTGGGATTGCGGCTACTATGGGAAGTACTGAGTCATGGCGAGATTTGA
- a CDS encoding flavohemoglobin expression-modulating QEGLA motif protein codes for MNVLTDFNQIVKELSEKLNSLQSPIRILDSINWPANIRQEFLKQEGKVLPEINKDTYLSKNLGYDPQQLQHDFFTLETEISKKLGQLNPAGALLIKMCREFRIVLRMIEARGTPAFHALSTELYGGAHDVFHPGEPSLAELGIMLEKVLEGMRHDFLPQDEKNLTAEEAVVILADKLNTSMKGIPVKVVISDGIVSDAAAGSDTIKINKDAMFSMRELEILEVHEGWIHLGTTFNGLSQPYLKALAKGTPSATVTQEGLAVLTEIITLHSTPERLSKLVSRIRAATMATDGADFVEIYRYFTDKGIPAPDAFTITSRAFRGSVPTGLPFTKDISYIKGFVLVYNLIRVAIQLGRIDRLPILMCGKINLDDFKSYTELLDNGTIMAPSFIPPHFSDFRGLAAWLSFGKFIGNLSFEKLEQDYAHLF; via the coding sequence ATGAACGTACTGACTGATTTCAATCAGATCGTCAAAGAACTATCTGAAAAACTCAATTCATTGCAGAGCCCGATTCGCATTCTCGACTCTATCAATTGGCCGGCCAATATCCGGCAGGAGTTCCTGAAGCAGGAAGGCAAAGTGTTGCCAGAAATCAACAAAGATACCTACTTGAGCAAAAACCTGGGCTATGACCCCCAGCAGCTGCAACATGATTTCTTTACCCTGGAAACTGAAATTTCCAAAAAGCTTGGACAACTCAATCCAGCCGGTGCGTTGCTCATCAAAATGTGTCGTGAGTTCAGAATTGTTTTAAGGATGATTGAGGCGCGCGGAACTCCAGCTTTTCATGCCTTGTCCACCGAGCTGTACGGAGGTGCTCATGATGTCTTTCATCCGGGTGAACCATCTTTGGCGGAACTGGGTATCATGCTGGAAAAAGTACTGGAAGGTATGCGTCACGACTTCCTGCCACAGGACGAAAAAAACCTCACTGCTGAAGAAGCCGTTGTCATACTGGCAGACAAACTTAACACCAGTATGAAAGGTATTCCGGTTAAAGTAGTGATTAGCGATGGTATCGTTTCTGACGCCGCAGCTGGCAGTGATACCATCAAAATAAACAAAGATGCCATGTTCTCTATGAGAGAGCTGGAAATTCTCGAAGTACACGAAGGTTGGATTCATTTGGGTACGACGTTTAACGGTCTCAGCCAACCTTATTTAAAAGCACTTGCCAAGGGAACACCTTCAGCCACCGTTACTCAGGAAGGCCTGGCAGTATTAACCGAAATTATCACATTGCATTCTACCCCCGAACGTCTGAGCAAACTGGTCAGCCGCATCCGAGCCGCCACAATGGCCACTGACGGGGCCGATTTTGTCGAGATTTATCGTTATTTTACCGACAAAGGTATCCCCGCTCCGGATGCTTTCACTATTACCAGCAGAGCGTTTCGCGGTTCCGTTCCTACCGGTCTGCCGTTCACCAAAGATATCTCTTATATCAAGGGGTTTGTGCTGGTCTACAATCTGATTAGAGTGGCAATACAGTTGGGCAGAATAGATCGATTACCTATTCTGATGTGCGGAAAGATCAATCTCGACGACTTTAAAAGCTACACTGAACTGCTGGACAACGGGACCATCATGGCTCCTTCGTTTATTCCACCCCATTTTTCAGACTTCAGAGGTCTGGCTGCATGGCTGAGTTTCGGTAAATTCATTGGCAATCTGTCATTTGAAAAACTGGAGCAGGACTATGCTCATCTGTTTTAA
- a CDS encoding efflux RND transporter permease subunit: MLRWIQEKYDGIVLDNAIWMLVLLAVVTAFMGYSARNFELDASADTLVLEGDPDYRYFREISERYGASSFMFMTYTPQSALFSPESLAELTKLRDELRKIDGIQSIVTVMDVPLLSNPPVPLDQLVSNIKSLEDPETNIEMAKQELANSPLYVNLLLNLDYNTTALQINFPVDEVLSNLQDTRQKLLDKKSDSELTGEDIRQLNQLNILIKERNKLLTKKLSQQIDQIRAIMEKYKDHAELHIGGVPLLADDIVSYVRSDLMVFGLGVLVLLIITLGMIFRRIHWVIVPMAACADVVIIMMGMLGSMHWQVTVISSNFISLLLILTLSMTIHLIVRYRELLKRHPEWEQRAIVSATVRQIFIPCLYMALTTGVAFISLIVSGIRPVINFGLMMTVGILVAFLVAFTFLPAMMMLVGKDESEAKDASNVPFSQWFANLTIRHGTKVLVVSVFAAGMTVIGVSRLVVENSFIDYFAEDTEVYQGLSVIDQRLGGTTPLDVLIDFPGTEIVPNKAATKSDQNNGDNDGFVDEDFFGSMDDVSDFESDFGGDKDPEKYWFTADKIAVIKQVHSYLDSNPDIGKVLSLATMIEIAESFNNNKPMTDVQLALLYSVIPKEFRRLVIDPYVSVEHGQARFSLRVIDSKKELNRNQLLKQIKQDISEKLGIAPERVHLSGLMVLYNNMLQSLFSSQIKTLGLVFVAIMCMFLVLFRSLKLSLIAMAPNLLAATFVLGIMGWASIPLDIMTITIASITIGMAVDNTIHYIVRFREEFLLDHNYMATLKRSHSTIGRAMFYTSLSIIIGFSILVLSSFRPTIYFGFLTALAMFVALVGSLTLLPQLLILFKPFKSDALTRSVDH; the protein is encoded by the coding sequence ATGTTGCGCTGGATACAGGAAAAATATGACGGTATTGTTTTGGACAATGCCATCTGGATGTTGGTTTTGCTTGCCGTAGTAACAGCATTTATGGGGTATAGCGCCCGTAATTTTGAACTCGATGCATCGGCGGATACGTTGGTCCTGGAAGGTGATCCTGACTATCGCTATTTCCGTGAGATTTCTGAGCGCTATGGTGCCAGCAGTTTCATGTTTATGACGTACACTCCGCAGTCGGCTTTATTTTCTCCTGAGTCCCTCGCAGAGCTGACAAAACTACGTGACGAATTACGAAAAATTGATGGAATTCAGTCTATCGTCACCGTGATGGATGTACCGCTGTTGTCCAACCCGCCCGTACCGCTGGATCAATTGGTATCAAATATCAAGTCTCTTGAAGATCCGGAAACGAATATTGAAATGGCCAAGCAGGAACTCGCCAACTCCCCTCTCTACGTCAACCTGCTGCTCAACCTGGATTACAACACCACCGCACTGCAGATCAACTTCCCAGTGGATGAGGTGTTAAGTAATTTGCAGGACACTCGCCAAAAACTGTTGGATAAAAAATCTGATTCTGAATTGACCGGTGAAGATATCCGGCAATTGAATCAGCTGAACATCCTGATCAAGGAACGCAACAAGTTACTTACGAAAAAACTCAGCCAACAGATTGATCAGATCCGGGCCATTATGGAGAAGTACAAGGACCACGCTGAGTTGCATATTGGTGGGGTGCCTTTGCTTGCTGATGATATCGTCAGCTATGTTCGATCTGATCTGATGGTTTTTGGTCTCGGTGTACTGGTCCTGCTCATCATAACCCTGGGAATGATTTTTCGCCGTATTCATTGGGTCATTGTACCCATGGCGGCATGTGCCGATGTGGTTATCATTATGATGGGAATGCTGGGGTCTATGCACTGGCAGGTTACCGTCATTTCGTCGAACTTTATTTCGTTACTGTTAATTCTGACTCTGTCGATGACGATTCATTTGATCGTCCGTTATCGTGAGCTGTTAAAACGACATCCTGAATGGGAGCAGCGGGCAATTGTCAGCGCGACGGTTCGTCAGATCTTTATTCCCTGTCTCTACATGGCGCTAACAACTGGCGTGGCGTTTATCTCATTGATCGTCAGTGGAATCAGGCCCGTCATTAACTTTGGTTTAATGATGACCGTCGGTATTCTGGTGGCATTTTTGGTGGCTTTTACGTTCCTGCCTGCAATGATGATGTTGGTTGGTAAAGATGAGAGTGAAGCAAAAGATGCGAGCAATGTTCCGTTCAGCCAGTGGTTTGCCAACCTGACCATTCGTCATGGGACCAAAGTGCTGGTGGTCAGTGTTTTTGCGGCAGGAATGACTGTGATCGGCGTTTCCAGACTGGTGGTGGAAAACTCCTTTATTGATTACTTTGCTGAAGATACCGAGGTTTATCAGGGCTTAAGTGTGATCGATCAGCGTTTGGGAGGCACAACACCTTTGGATGTGTTGATTGATTTCCCCGGTACTGAAATTGTACCAAATAAAGCCGCAACCAAGTCCGATCAGAACAACGGTGATAATGATGGATTTGTCGATGAAGACTTTTTTGGTTCAATGGATGATGTTTCAGATTTTGAATCGGATTTTGGTGGCGATAAAGATCCGGAAAAATACTGGTTTACTGCTGATAAAATTGCTGTCATCAAACAAGTGCACAGTTATCTCGACAGTAATCCTGACATCGGCAAAGTCTTGTCTTTGGCGACGATGATTGAAATTGCGGAGTCATTTAACAACAACAAACCGATGACAGATGTTCAGTTGGCACTACTGTATTCTGTGATTCCCAAAGAGTTTAGAAGACTGGTCATTGATCCTTACGTGTCTGTCGAACATGGGCAGGCACGTTTTAGCCTGCGTGTCATTGACAGTAAAAAAGAGTTGAACCGCAATCAGCTGTTGAAACAAATCAAGCAGGATATAAGCGAAAAACTGGGCATAGCGCCTGAGCGGGTTCATCTCTCTGGTCTGATGGTACTTTACAATAATATGTTGCAGAGCCTGTTCAGCAGTCAGATAAAAACTCTCGGTCTGGTATTCGTGGCTATTATGTGCATGTTCCTGGTATTGTTCCGTTCATTGAAATTATCGTTGATTGCCATGGCTCCAAATCTTCTGGCGGCGACTTTTGTGTTGGGTATTATGGGGTGGGCGTCGATTCCTCTCGACATTATGACCATCACTATTGCCTCGATTACTATCGGCATGGCGGTGGACAACACTATCCACTATATCGTCAGATTCAGAGAAGAATTCCTACTGGACCATAATTACATGGCCACCTTGAAGCGTAGTCACTCAACGATTGGGCGGGCGATGTTCTATACCAGTCTTTCCATTATCATTGGTTTTTCCATTCTTGTTCTGTCGAGTTTCAGGCCGACGATTTACTTTGGATTTCTGACGGCACTGGCGATGTTCGTCGCTCTGGTAGGGTCGCTGACTCTGCTTCCGCAGTTGTTGATTTTATTCAAACCATTTAAATCTGATGCATTGACAAGATCTGTTGATCATTAA
- a CDS encoding TIGR04219 family outer membrane beta-barrel protein, with the protein MRTIPVFAVVGILTSTVSAAPLIDVDLGVGAWAPGISGHINASNNQEVDLDKDLGLEADKGLYLYAEVDHPIFFLPDFKVRYQSLVANGSGTVNVTTEYAGVTLNKDEKIDTKFDLSYTDFILNYELPVPSVDVDLGANFRWVDGKFTANDESGDVSIVLPMAHLAAELQLDSISLALGGEYNFLPLGDGSSVSDYNLYAKYYLPLPGSFIGRLGVELGYHDFSMDVGDEVFGADTAKYASNVTAKGIYMGLAASF; encoded by the coding sequence ATGAGAACGATACCTGTGTTTGCAGTAGTTGGTATATTGACGTCTACTGTATCGGCAGCGCCATTGATAGATGTTGATCTGGGAGTTGGTGCATGGGCCCCTGGAATATCCGGCCATATAAATGCTTCCAACAATCAAGAGGTCGATCTTGATAAAGACCTGGGACTGGAGGCTGACAAAGGATTGTATCTATATGCGGAAGTGGATCATCCGATTTTCTTCCTGCCGGATTTTAAAGTACGGTATCAGTCATTGGTCGCCAATGGCAGTGGTACCGTAAATGTGACTACAGAGTATGCAGGGGTCACGCTGAATAAAGATGAGAAAATCGATACCAAATTTGACCTTTCTTATACTGACTTTATTTTGAATTACGAATTGCCGGTTCCCAGTGTCGACGTTGACTTGGGAGCCAACTTCCGTTGGGTGGATGGAAAATTTACGGCTAATGATGAGTCTGGTGACGTTTCCATTGTTCTTCCTATGGCTCATCTAGCGGCAGAACTGCAGTTGGATAGTATCAGTCTGGCCCTGGGAGGGGAGTATAATTTTCTGCCGCTGGGAGATGGGTCATCAGTATCTGATTATAACCTCTATGCAAAATACTACCTTCCTTTACCTGGAAGTTTCATTGGCAGGCTTGGCGTAGAGCTTGGTTATCATGACTTCAGTATGGATGTTGGTGATGAGGTGTTTGGTGCAGATACTGCCAAATATGCGTCTAACGTTACCGCTAAGGGCATATATATGGGACTGGCAGCCTCGTTCTAA
- a CDS encoding NAD(P)H-hydrate dehydratase, whose product MLSKVLLSSAVKAIEQQWAQKSGQSTYVLMQRAGDAAFQLIRQQWPEFSRFCVVAGTGNNGGDGYILAMLLRQAGFMVTLISAGESRQGGDAERAKGEYLKSGGVTEMFFPDASQQYDLIVDALLGTGLHGEVRPKYVPFINFINNSHSPVLSLDVPTGVDADQGSFSQHTVQATATLSFIAYKPGLLSGKARAYCGDLHLASLDVDVSSSQSAMEYRQGIRLSQYRRDLASHKGLFGCVSVVGGSNGMGGALILAAEAAAYMGAGWVMASTDTQHLSALLTRNPAIMARGWDEADSLVEKTTVVVAGTGMGRNEFATRYLEKLVSQAQQRRLPVVLDADGLFWLAQQPREYDYWVLTPHDGEAARLLGVSVSEIQTDRVHWASVIQKKYGGICVLKGLGSITCDGQRSVINGSGDAGMAKAGSGDVLAGMIGGWLARTGRFDIDVVSEAVWIHGRSGEFAALRFYPESMQAGDLIAALPEVWRDQSFD is encoded by the coding sequence ATGTTAAGTAAGGTATTGTTATCTTCGGCAGTAAAAGCGATTGAGCAGCAGTGGGCGCAGAAATCAGGACAGTCAACCTATGTGTTGATGCAACGGGCCGGCGATGCGGCTTTTCAATTGATTCGACAACAGTGGCCGGAATTCTCCCGATTTTGTGTGGTGGCCGGAACGGGTAATAATGGCGGCGATGGTTATATTCTGGCCATGTTGCTCAGGCAGGCTGGGTTTATGGTAACGCTGATCAGTGCTGGTGAATCTCGTCAGGGAGGGGATGCAGAACGTGCTAAAGGTGAGTATTTGAAAAGCGGGGGAGTTACCGAGATGTTCTTTCCGGATGCATCGCAGCAGTATGATCTGATTGTTGATGCGTTACTCGGTACGGGGTTACACGGAGAGGTCAGGCCCAAATACGTTCCATTCATTAACTTTATCAATAACAGTCACAGTCCGGTGTTGTCGTTGGATGTACCAACTGGCGTCGATGCGGATCAGGGCAGTTTCAGCCAACATACCGTTCAGGCAACTGCAACGTTAAGTTTTATTGCTTACAAGCCTGGGTTGCTTAGCGGAAAGGCCAGGGCATATTGCGGAGACCTGCACCTGGCTTCCCTGGATGTTGACGTTTCATCCAGTCAAAGCGCTATGGAATATCGCCAGGGGATTCGTTTGAGCCAGTACCGTCGTGATCTGGCAAGCCATAAAGGTCTTTTCGGCTGTGTAAGTGTTGTTGGTGGGAGTAATGGTATGGGAGGGGCTCTGATTCTGGCAGCGGAAGCCGCTGCCTATATGGGAGCCGGTTGGGTAATGGCCTCAACGGATACCCAGCACCTGTCTGCGCTGTTAACCCGTAATCCCGCTATCATGGCCAGAGGCTGGGATGAAGCCGATAGCCTGGTGGAAAAAACGACCGTCGTTGTGGCCGGTACTGGCATGGGGAGGAATGAGTTTGCGACCCGTTACCTGGAAAAGTTGGTGTCACAGGCGCAGCAACGACGGTTGCCTGTCGTATTGGATGCAGATGGTCTGTTCTGGCTGGCACAACAACCGCGGGAATATGATTATTGGGTTCTGACCCCTCATGATGGAGAGGCTGCCCGATTGCTGGGCGTCAGTGTGTCGGAAATCCAGACTGACAGGGTTCATTGGGCAAGCGTGATTCAGAAAAAATATGGCGGCATTTGTGTGCTTAAGGGGCTGGGTTCGATTACTTGTGATGGTCAGAGAAGTGTGATCAATGGATCAGGTGATGCGGGGATGGCCAAGGCCGGATCAGGTGATGTGCTGGCCGGCATGATCGGTGGTTGGCTGGCCAGAACCGGACGCTTTGATATTGATGTTGTCAGCGAAGCGGTATGGATACATGGCCGCAGTGGCGAGTTCGCCGCTCTGAGGTTTTATCCAGAAAGCATGCAGGCAGGCGATCTTATCGCAGCCTTACCGGAAGTATGGCGCGATCAGTCGTTTGACTGA
- the purC gene encoding phosphoribosylaminoimidazolesuccinocarboxamide synthase: MKKGKLLYSGKAKSVYETENPQQLVIEFRNDTSAFDGKKVAQLDRKGMVNNKFNAFIMDKLSKAGIETHFEQLLSDTESLVKRMAMLPVECVVRNRAAGSLVRKLGIEEGRELNPAVFEFFYKSDALGDPMINDSHIITFGWATAKQIEQMKTITHQVNEVLSKLFLDGGLILVDYKLEFGVYEGRVLLGDEFSPDGCRLWDASTMEKMDKDRFRQDLGNVIEAYEEVGRRIGVSF, encoded by the coding sequence ATGAAGAAAGGCAAACTACTGTATTCAGGTAAGGCCAAATCTGTTTATGAAACAGAGAATCCTCAGCAGCTCGTTATCGAGTTTCGTAACGATACCTCCGCGTTCGATGGTAAGAAGGTTGCGCAGCTTGATCGTAAGGGGATGGTGAATAATAAATTCAATGCATTCATCATGGATAAGCTGTCCAAGGCCGGTATCGAGACCCATTTTGAGCAGTTGTTGTCTGATACCGAATCGCTGGTCAAAAGAATGGCAATGTTGCCTGTTGAATGTGTGGTCAGGAACCGGGCTGCAGGAAGTCTGGTGCGCAAGTTGGGTATTGAGGAAGGTCGTGAACTCAATCCGGCAGTGTTTGAATTTTTCTATAAAAGTGATGCCCTCGGGGATCCGATGATCAATGACAGTCATATCATTACCTTTGGTTGGGCAACGGCCAAGCAGATCGAGCAGATGAAAACCATTACCCATCAGGTTAATGAGGTCCTTTCCAAATTGTTTTTGGATGGAGGCCTTATCCTGGTGGACTACAAGCTGGAGTTTGGAGTTTACGAAGGTCGAGTGTTGTTAGGTGATGAGTTTTCTCCCGATGGTTGTCGTTTGTGGGATGCCAGTACGATGGAAAAAATGGATAAAGATCGTTTCCGTCAGGACCTTGGCAATGTCATTGAAGCCTATGAAGAAGTTGGCAGAAGAATTGGAGTCAGCTTTTAG
- a CDS encoding RimK family protein encodes MKSLLILVDQLSDWTPFYQDRHVTEINDYLAAPIPDIGYVINLCRDFSYQSSGYYGSLLAEARGELPFPSVRSITEFHNYEKGNVLERKFGKLLEHHANDHQFELEIFFGKSAVKELNALTRHLFERFRFPALRTHFKRLSKNIWSLENVSIISIDQLDDHQQTLFADALDIFSRKVWRKSSSRKYQYDLAILVNPDELLPPSNQGALKLFEKAAKETGLDVDFITTRDADRIPQYDALFIRQTTSVTHDTYRCAQIAERNNLVVIDSPSAILTCANKVYLHEVLTRNKVPTPKSLLLMKHRLPDVDKIIEQIGLPAIVKIPDGAFSIGVEKARTAEELQTKMALMLESSAIILIQEFVPTDFDWRIGVLNEQAFFACRYFMAKGHWQIYNHGARKAYDQSGLADAFSIDQVPKKVIQTAVKAARCMGDGLFGVDIKQSGNRVMVIEVNDNPSIDKGVEDQHLGYKMYQTIMGDFYRRLELANGRSDK; translated from the coding sequence ATGAAATCACTATTGATCCTGGTGGATCAACTGTCTGACTGGACACCGTTTTATCAAGACAGGCACGTTACCGAAATCAACGATTATCTGGCAGCACCGATACCGGATATTGGTTATGTTATTAACCTGTGCCGGGACTTCAGCTATCAGAGTAGCGGCTATTACGGTTCATTATTGGCCGAGGCCCGAGGTGAACTGCCGTTCCCATCGGTACGATCCATCACAGAATTTCATAATTATGAAAAAGGCAACGTACTGGAGCGAAAGTTCGGAAAGTTACTTGAACACCACGCTAACGATCATCAGTTTGAACTGGAAATATTTTTCGGTAAGAGCGCCGTTAAAGAATTGAATGCACTCACCCGACATTTGTTTGAACGCTTTCGTTTTCCGGCACTCAGAACTCATTTTAAACGACTGAGCAAAAACATCTGGTCACTGGAAAATGTCTCTATCATTTCTATAGACCAGTTGGACGATCACCAGCAAACACTGTTTGCCGATGCTCTTGATATTTTCAGTCGTAAAGTGTGGCGTAAAAGCAGTTCCCGTAAATATCAGTATGATCTGGCGATTCTGGTCAATCCTGACGAGCTACTGCCACCTTCGAACCAAGGAGCTTTAAAACTGTTTGAAAAAGCAGCCAAGGAGACGGGTTTGGATGTCGATTTCATTACCACCCGGGATGCGGATCGAATCCCTCAGTACGATGCGTTGTTTATTCGCCAAACCACATCGGTCACACACGATACCTATCGTTGCGCCCAGATTGCAGAAAGAAACAATCTGGTGGTCATTGATTCTCCTTCAGCGATCCTGACCTGTGCCAATAAAGTGTACCTCCATGAGGTACTAACCAGAAACAAAGTCCCCACCCCCAAATCACTGTTATTGATGAAACATCGTTTACCTGATGTAGACAAGATTATCGAGCAGATTGGTTTGCCGGCTATTGTGAAAATTCCGGATGGTGCCTTTTCCATTGGTGTTGAAAAAGCCAGAACAGCCGAAGAGCTACAAACCAAAATGGCCCTGATGCTGGAGTCCTCCGCGATTATTTTGATACAGGAGTTTGTCCCCACTGACTTTGACTGGCGTATCGGCGTGCTGAACGAGCAGGCTTTTTTTGCCTGCCGTTACTTTATGGCCAAAGGCCATTGGCAAATATACAACCACGGGGCCCGTAAAGCCTATGATCAATCCGGTCTTGCCGATGCCTTTTCCATTGATCAGGTTCCTAAGAAAGTCATTCAGACTGCCGTAAAAGCCGCCAGATGTATGGGCGATGGTTTATTTGGTGTGGACATCAAACAATCTGGAAATCGGGTCATGGTCATTGAGGTCAATGACAATCCGAGCATAGATAAAGGCGTTGAAGACCAACATCTCGGATACAAAATGTATCAGACAATCATGGGAGATTTTTATCGTCGCCTGGAACTGGCAAATGGTCGTTCAGACAAATAA